CTTTTCCGAGGATGTATGGACGGTTTTATCCGTAGGGAGAATAAATGGAGCAATTGAATACCGAGTCACCATCGGCCACTTATCGTTTGAAACAGCTTGAAACTCGCAACGAAGAGGCTTTGCAAGGCGGAGGCGACGATCGTGTCGTTAAACATAAGGAGGGTGGTCGCCTCACTGCCCGTGAACGTCTGGACATTTTGCTAGATCCTGGAAGTTTTGTCGAAATTGACCGTTTTGTAACTCATCGTTGTATCAATTTTGGTATGAGCACAAAGAAGGCTCCAGGCGATGGGGTGATCACTGGCTACGGAAGAATCAACGGAAAAATTGTCTATGTCTACAGCCAGGATTTTACCGTTTTTGGTGGGAGCATGTCTCGGACTCAAGCCAACAAGATTTGTAAAATTATGGACCTTGCTCTAAAAAATGGATCTCCCATGATTGGTCTGAACGATTCCGGTGGGGCAAGGATTCAAGAGGGAGTTGAAGCTCTAGCTGGCTACGCTGATATCTTCCTTCGCAACGTCACCACCTCGGGCGTAGTCCCGCAGATCAGTGCAATCATGGGACCTTGCGCGGGCGGAGCCGTTTACAGTCCGAGCCTGACTGACTTCATTTTTATGGTAAAGAATTCAAGTTACATGTTCGTAACTGGCCCGGAGGTAATTAAAGCTGTCACCCACGAGGACGTGACCAAAGAAGCTCTGGGCGGAGCCGTCACTCATAGCCAAAAATCCGGAGTCGCTCATTTCGCAACTGAAGACGACAAGAATTGTCTTTTGATGATTCGGGAATTGCTGAACTTCCTTCCATCCAACAATTTGGACGACACACCCATTTTGCCTACGAAGGATCGGCCCGATCGCATCGAAGAGTCCCTTAATTCTCTTATCCCGGACAGCTCCCGAAAACCCTACGATATGTTATTGCTTATTCACAAGGTCGTCGACGAGAGCTATTTCTTAGAGGTTCAACAACATTACGCACAAAATGTTATTATCGGTTTTGGACGTTTTAACGGCCGCTCAGTTGGCATTGTTGCAAACCAACCTAAAATTTTAGCTGGCTGTTTGAATATTCAGGCGAGCATTAAGGCTGCTCGCTTTGTGCGTTTTTGCGATGCCTTTAATATTCCTATCTTGACCTTCGTTGACGTGCCGGGATTCTTGCCGGGAACAGATCAGGAATGGAATGGAATCATCACCCATGGAGCTAAGCTGCTCTATGCCTATGCCGAAGCCACAGTGCCAAAAATTACAATTATCACGCGCAAAGCCTATGGCGGAGCATACGACGTGATGTCTTCCAAACATCTTCGTGGCGATGTGAATTTCGCCTACCCAACCGCTGAGATTGCGGTCATGGGCGCTGATGGAGCTGTTAACATTATCTTCCGCCAAGCTATCAAAGAAGCCAGTGATCCCGAAAAAGAGCGTCGTCGCTTAACCGAAGAATATGAAACTGCTTTTGCAAACCCCTATGTTGCAGCGGAATTAGGATATATTGATGAAGTGATTGAGCCTGCCATGACTCGAAAGCGAATTATCGATTCTCTTGAAATGTTGAAGAACAAGCGAGACACAAATCCCCCTAAAAAGCATGGCAATATCCCTCTATGAGGAAACCAACTATGTTATTTAAAAGAGTACTTATTGCAAATAGAGGCGAAATTGCTATCAGAATTATTAGGTGCTGTCGAGAGCTTGGAATTGATACTCTCGCCGTGTACAGCGAGGCAGATCGAAACAGCGCCCACGTATTGCTCGCGGACCGCGCTATTTTAATTGGTCCGGGCCCTAGCAAGGACTCGTACCTCCGAAGTGACAAAATCATAGCTGTCGCAAAGGAGTTTGGGGC
This region of Bdellovibrionales bacterium genomic DNA includes:
- a CDS encoding methylmalonyl-CoA carboxyltransferase — its product is MEQLNTESPSATYRLKQLETRNEEALQGGGDDRVVKHKEGGRLTARERLDILLDPGSFVEIDRFVTHRCINFGMSTKKAPGDGVITGYGRINGKIVYVYSQDFTVFGGSMSRTQANKICKIMDLALKNGSPMIGLNDSGGARIQEGVEALAGYADIFLRNVTTSGVVPQISAIMGPCAGGAVYSPSLTDFIFMVKNSSYMFVTGPEVIKAVTHEDVTKEALGGAVTHSQKSGVAHFATEDDKNCLLMIRELLNFLPSNNLDDTPILPTKDRPDRIEESLNSLIPDSSRKPYDMLLLIHKVVDESYFLEVQQHYAQNVIIGFGRFNGRSVGIVANQPKILAGCLNIQASIKAARFVRFCDAFNIPILTFVDVPGFLPGTDQEWNGIITHGAKLLYAYAEATVPKITIITRKAYGGAYDVMSSKHLRGDVNFAYPTAEIAVMGADGAVNIIFRQAIKEASDPEKERRRLTEEYETAFANPYVAAELGYIDEVIEPAMTRKRIIDSLEMLKNKRDTNPPKKHGNIPL